The Chrysemys picta bellii isolate R12L10 chromosome 10, ASM1138683v2, whole genome shotgun sequence genome segment CTGTGCAGTTGAGCTGCGCTCcgggcccctcctgcagctcccggccCAGCCGCTCCTGGGCTCCGTTGCCCTGGCCccgcagcagaggctgctccgctccaccatacctgggacactcgcccccgcagcccctctcTGGCCGCGGCAAGCTTGGGGAcccacccaggcagggggcgAACTAGGCAGCCGGGCCTGGTCCCTCCCAGTAGGAGTGTGTCCTTCCCATGCATGTCTCCGCCCCCTGCCTGCTCCACGCTGCCCCTGGACCCACTGCGctgcccagggggctgcagggcaggagcagccccCGCACTGCCCTCCTGGCCCCGGCCCgtgtgcaagcctgggagggaggaggaatgccacgtggttggggaaagaggcggggatttggggagggatccaatggggggggaggggctgggggggatttggggagggatccaatggaggaaggagggtgcggagtcggggcgggggggtgcgagAGCCCCTCCGGGCTCCACCTGTgagccggagcggagggcaaaattgcttgtttgtcccgcgtcccgaccaaacatcggtcgggacgcgggacaaacaagcaaatatcaggacagtccggataaaatcaggacgtctggtcaccctattcgcgtgccatacattttaatgtttttagaaggtctctttctagaagtctataatatataactaaactactgttgtatgtaaagtaaataaggtttttaaaatgtttaagaagcttcatttaaaattgaattaaaatgcagagccccccagatcggtggccaggacccgggcagtgtgagtgccattgaaaatcagctcgcgtgccgcctttggcacgcgtgccataggttgcctacccctgctctgatGCATTTAGCCCACATGCATGTATTTTGATGTTTGCACTGAACGAATCTTACTTTTCCTGCAGGGTGCATAAGGCTCATCCTTTAGCATTTCTGTGGCATGGAAGGGGAAGAACAGTGAAAGCCAACATAGATTTGCAAAGACTCCTGGGTGGTGGCATTGCATGATCTGTCATAATACAGACTCCCCAACCACAGATCACCCTCAGGATAAGGTGGGCAGAAAAGCTGCAGAGGTTACTGAAACCTGAGGCTGAAAAGCAGCTACAGAATGGCCACACTAACACTCAGTGACTTGCAGTGGCTAGAAGGagatcctgtcccaaagagcttcccaACAAAAAGTTTAGTTATTCTGGCTGGGTACAGAGAACAAAAATTGCTCCTCAAAGAGCAAATTACTAAACAAGGAACATTTATAGTAACAGTGTCAGAAAGATGCATAAACTAATTATTTCAAGATGCACTGAAATATAACCGGTTGATGTTTTATAACTATAAAGTCTACCAACTGTTAATCCAGTTTTGGAATTTCTTCAAAATTTTATGCAAACTATACATTTTATTATGGTGGAGAACCATCTAGCAAAATGTTTCCAGCATAAAGAATATGACATtgagaaactgaggaacagaatcTTTAAAAGTTTGACACTAAAGTTTCAGTACATCATGAACATCAGTTTATTTCTCATAGCGATGGGCctacaagatttttaaaagataaagtCAAAGATTTTTAATAATCCAAAAATAATCTATTATTTATTCAAAAAGAATCTATTTTTCCTTTGCTAAACTTTCTGTTGCTGATACTTTTATCCATTTAAACTCCTTACAATAGATCTCATGGAAAATGTCTTCCTTTTCCATAACTGGATTGATTTAATGTCTTCCATGTCTGTACAAGAGAGCAAATATTGTACACATGAAGAGCAGATTATCTACCTCTTACTATATATTGTATTAGTTgtaatttcttctcttttccaataGGTGGAGTTTGTTCAACAGTTGCCAAAGACAGTCAGTGGGAAGATCAGAAGAAATGAATTGCGCAAGCAGGAGTGGGGAAAAGCTTAGAATTATCTACTGTTTATTTTCCATAATTTGTTCTTCCAAAAATATTATATATTGCTGATATATGGTGCAATTTTTTGTTCTCTTGACCTACTATACATATTACAAATTTAGAGCATCATCGTGCATTGTATGCACAACTAAAACTTCACTGACCGTAGTGAAAATTTTGGCTATGCAAGCAATGCAGGGTTAGATCCTTGGGTGAGCATTCTTTCCCATTTGTTCTAGGCATAAAAAGCCTAAAAGCACTTtatctcagttaaaaaaaaacttagTTTTGTTATTCTCACTCCAGTTGTCTAGTTATAAAAGCACACAGGAAAACAGTGTACATAGTAGTGAGCCCCAAACCCATGTTTCCAAAACTCACCCCTTAGCACTACTATGAACTAGCTATTAACTagaaaagcatgctgggaaatagACATGCAAACAAAAACACCACTTTTTATTTCTATTGCATCTTCCAACTCAAAGGGCTTATTAAACACTGAAACTTGCTATTCAAGATAGTCCACATTTCCAGGCCAGGTCACTAAACATGTTGTTAAGTTCTGACAGGATGATACCAGGATCCATGATTGCATGTCTGGCCTAAATCCTACTCCTGTTTAAAAATTACCACCTATGGTAGTGGCTGGATATAAGAATTTAATAGCAAAGTTTGTGTGTTCGTGTGCATTTCAATATCCAAGATGCTTATTCAACAGCGTTCACATCCAAGCTCCTGGAGCACACAAATTTGAGTGTACTTTCCTGTATTCAGTTCCTCCTGTGTTCTGGGCAATCAAGTTGCAAGGCTTTCCTCAGTTTAAgtgttaatatatttattaaaacaaaaatttgtAAAGACAATTAACCCTCATAAGCAGTTTTCCATATCTGTTAGTTTTAAATAATACACATGCAATAAGCATCTGTACTCACTGCTTGCATACTCCTGGTTCACAGCTCTCAGATATTTTTTGGTTAATCCTTTCTACTACAACTGTTTCTCTTTCTATCACACATTTTTAATGCACCCATAACCCTGGTAAATTGGTAATCTAAGGCTTACACATAAATTTTCAAGTCAATGACTATGCTTTTGCTTCTCAGCATTCATATTTATGTTCACAGTAAGCAGTGGTTGGAActgatatataaaaatattttccctaaAATTTCCTTTTAGGGTAGGAAAATCTTCCCAAAATTGAGTTTTCACTTATGATAATCCTGGAATTTAAGTATTAATTTAGTGAAAGTGGGTGGATTTACAAGGTAGTCTCtgttattaaaaagaacaggagtacttgtggcaccttagagactaacaaatttattagagcataagctttcgtggactacagctcacttcttcggatgcaagtgggctgtagtccacgaaagcttatgctctaataaatttgttagtctctaaggtgccacaagtactcctgttctttttgcggatacagactaacacggctgctactctgaaatctgttattAAATAAAGTACAGGTATCTAAATATCTGCCTTGACACAACATTTGACTGTCCCAGACACTGTGTAATGAGCATGGTGTGAGATTAGAGATAGACCGATAGAAAAATAAATGTTACATCAACTGAAGGGTTAACATTTTTGCTATGGTACTTTTAAGTTTATTTACTCAAAATGTCACAGGAATGTACGTTTATCTTTATTTCATTTCAGTAATAAAGactatataaaataatttaaaaaccatCATTACTGCTTCAAGTATCATTTCTTAGACAGAGAGTTAAAGATATATGCATACATTGTAAAGAGTTATTTATATACAGATGTATTTTTAGGAAAATGTAGTCACATAAACAAAATTTTTATCACTAACACTAATATTTAAGGATTGGGCtggtaaaaaaaatctaaaataccTGATGagagaataaaaatattaaaacttgGGATACCAGCTGCTTATACTTTCATGTTAGTCACGCTAACCTCCTCAAATTCTCAAGTTATTAATGTCTGACTGTCTCCACTTATGCTTCACGAGTTCCATTTTGATCTGAAGTAAGCCCAGCAATGTCACTTATGCCCAATCCTCATAAAATTGAAATCTGTGACATCATTTGCTTAATTTTTTTCGTAGTATGAGTGAACACTTAGCATATGTTAAGATTTGGACAAAAATTAATTAACATTCAAGTTCTCATAGAAGGTCTGAGACCCGGATATTTCCTGTGAGAATTTCCTGAAGAATCTGAGTTTATTCCAGGAGATGTTAAACCAGCTGCAGTGGGGGAAAGAGTAGAAATAGCATTAGTGGATTTTTCCTTTAGAAGTACATGCTCCCACTTGAAATATCCACAGCCTCTCTTCTTCCCTTCATGTTTTCCAACAGGACAACTGTAGAATACTTCGCCATGATTTGGACCAGCACTGGACACATTTAGTCTTTTAGCCCTTCGACCACAATTACATAAGGGTGGAGTTAGTTTGTCACTTTTCACAGCTTTTAAAGATTGGTTCAGGCAAACTGTGGAGTTTAAGATAACAGTAGGCACTTTGTATGAACTTGAATTTCTCAAAGATAGGGGCTGATCAGAAGATGCAGCTTCATCTTCATGTACAGTGAATGACTGTTTTTTTGATGGAGGTAAAGTTTTCGGACTAGATGGTTTCCTCTTAGGAGTCTGAGAGAAAGGGGTGGAATGATTTCCAGTTAATACTGTACTTGATAAAGTAGCATTTACCTTCGCAGATGGTAACTTAAAAGCAGAACAATTTAAGGCTTGCCTTTGGGCTAATCCTACATCATAGATAGTAGTATTAGGACTTTTGTACACAATAGACTTAGAAGCCTCCAAATGTTCATTACGTTGCTCCAAACATTCAAAGTCTGAATTCTTCATAGCTGGTTCTTTCAAAACCATCCCTTCTCCAGAGACTGATGAAGTCTTTGCATCTGGGTCATCTTTAAGCTTCACAGAGTCTGTATTTTCTTCATGCTGTGATTCTGGTATTAAAGCTACATCTTCCCAATCAGCCAACATAGATAAACAATCAGAACTAGTACTTATATCTACATTAGAGATATTAACAGAGGAAATAGTAGTGGAGACAAGCACTAGCCCTGAACCAAGTACTGAAGAGCTATACTTGGAAGTAGAAATAAGATGTCCATTATTTAATCCATTCTGGATGCCCGTCAGTAAATTACAATGAGAAGCCTGTAGTTGTCCAAAGGGAACAGGAAGTCTGCCAATACGTGGAGGTAAGCAGCTTTGGGTTTGACCACATCCATCAATCTTTGTACTGATTCTAGATCCAACATGGACATTTGCAGAGGAACTTGTAGAACTGGACTCTTGCTGGTCTTTTCCCTTTACATTGGAGTTTATAACCATTTTATCAATTTTATTATGTTCATTCTCAGCTAGACAGCTGCTGTTGCAAATTCTATCTTTAGCTGAAGTTTCAGCACCATCATCACTTCCCAGTGGATTCTCTTCAGTGGGGTTCACATTCAAAGATCTGGACACCGAATTCTTCTTTGGATGTACCTAGGGATTCCATAAGCAAATCCAAGATTTTGAAAATTGGATGTCAACAGGTTTTAGAAATCAATGTATGAGACAAATGAGAGAGTCTGCGAAGGATGCTTTAACTCAAATTCAAGTTtaaagtgtttgttttgttttttcagtgaaCTCACCTTTTGTCTGCACTCTGGGACTTGAGGCAAGAAGAAAGGAAGATATGAAGAAGTCACTAACCTTATCCAAAGATTTAGTAATTTTCATCACACATCCATCACAGATCATCCTCCAAGCAAGACGGGCAGTATTCCGAGAATCATCCAACCCTTCAGAAGACATGTTATCATAAactctttgttattttaatgtaCTACTGGCAATAGTAATGATAAGTAGCCTAATGACTTACTTAGGGGAGAGTTAAGAGAATGTAGTGCTTGTTAAAAGGGATACAGACAACAATGAAAAATATTCATCCACAGTACAGGTACAGGATGGGCTGTAGCAGTTCAAGCTCCTCTACATGACACTATGAGAGTTACAATCTGTGTGGGTGGAAACTTCCATGATTATTCCAATCTTTGGGGATCTCTCCATTTATCATGATCATCAAACTGCTAATAGTTTTTGTGATGTGTATTAACTGCTACCAGATGGCACCAACTTTTGGTCCTTTTTTGCACTAGTAACTTAGAGCCCAATCTTACAAGTCCTCTATACAAAGCACTGCGATTGACTTCCGTGAAAGTTCTGTGCCTGGAGACCTTGCAGAATCAGATCTTAGAAATGAAAAGCCCAGTGTCCTGAATCATCCAGTCCCtcttattcagatttttttttggtaatgcaGAACATTACATAACATGGCAATAATTAGGGTTATAATTGCTGTATTTTGATCAGCTTCATGAAACAGATTCTCTAACAAGAACTGTCATGTTGTACTCACCAGAATGTTCCCGTCCTGCAAATTCTATCCCCAGATCCTGTAAAGCACCATTTAGTCCTTTTGGCTTTCTATTGTAGAAgagctaagaaaaagaaaaaaatttctAAAATGTTATACTATATTAACCAATTCACTGTTGCTGCCTCACCCTGTCAAATTCTTCAGTTACATATGTACAGTTTGCATCTAAGACAGAAGTAACTGAATAGCCTATTGGGAATACAACTATAAATTGCATCAGTCTGTTCATTTAAATTGTAGTATGTGGTGTAAATTCCTTTTAAATGGAACACAGAGAAAGTATTCCAAGAAACACCTAATATTTCTTGTTTGCTGAGAAACACAGAATATGCATTTTGCTATGGTAAATGAAAAGTGACTCTATTCAAATAATTTTAGACCAGTCAAGAGTATTTTATTGTCATTCGTTTTTACAATACCAGTCGTGCTATTTAGAATGCACTAACTGGGAAAACCCCAATTCTTGTGCTAAATTCAGAAGTGCTATCTAAGCAGAGGAAGCTTACCGTGTTTTAGCCAAGGGGGGAAAGCAGTAATGGAAGCATGACAGAccagaaaggaaagaaagcagGAAGAGCAAGAAATGGCAGGAAAGTCAAAACAGCTGGAAAATTTCTCATAGGCCTACTGACAGTATAACAAGTGATACAGATTTTGTCTGTAAAATCAAGCCTTCTAGAATTAAAATGTGTATAGTTCTGAAGGATACATTGTTCTTTTCTATTGATCAATAAAATGTGTGTACATGCATACAAGGAACAAATAGGTAACCCTAGTTACTTGTACCTTCACTATCTATTCTTAATCCTTTGAGGTGGAGGTGAAACATTTTTACCCATATAATCTATTGATTTTCTCACCTTGTATGTTGCTCTGAGATCAATCCAAGAGTTTAAAATATCAGGTTTTCGCAGCTGCTTCCTTTTGCACTCATACTGCAAACAAACCCCCAGATCCCAGTCTGCACGAGACAAAAACAACAAACTTTTCACTCTTTATTTTCATGATTACTAAGTATGTGGATTGATCAAATCTGAATAAACTAGAATTTGATAAAAACACTTAATAGATCAGCAAAATAAACTAACCACAATGGTTTACAAAATAACCACTGCAGGCAGAATGCTTCGCTTTCCTTATATGGGGAACTGATTGGCCAAGTAATTGAAGGCACTAAATCAGGGGTGAGCAACCTTTTTGGCCCaagagccacatctgggaatagaaattgtatggagggccatgaatgttcacaaaattggggttggggtacaggaaggggtgagggctctggttgggagtgtgggctctggggtgggtccagaaatgaggagtgCAGGGAGCAGGacggggctccaggctgtgggatgaggctggggatgaggagtttggggtgtaggaggatgctccaggctgggaccgaggggttcggagggtgggaggggtatcagggctggtgcagggggttggagtgcagggggaagCTCAGGGGTactggctccaggcagcgcttacctcaagcggctcccagaagcagcgtcatgtcccttctctggctcctacgtggaggcgcagccaggcggctttgcatgctgccccgtccgcaggcactgctcctgcagctcccattggccgcggttcccggagctgtgggggtggcacttggggcgggagcagcatgcagagcggagtcccctggctgctcctacacataggagccagagagggggccatgcggctgcttccgggagccatgtggagtggcccccaaccctgctcccaggccgtagtttgcctacccctaCACTAAATATATCTGTCGAGAACTCGCTTCAAAGTTGGCTTAAATCATATGTAAATAGgacagaacactggcctgttagTAGTGTCCAGCAGTCCCATGAAAGAAATACAAACTAAATTGTTAATCTGTAGTCTTGTTTTTAGTCCAAAGTATTAGGATTGCTGCAACTTGTCATCAGAGAAAACAAGTGATGTATGTCACTTCACAATGACCTGATTAAAGAATCATGTTGGATAGGTTCTGAAGGACCTCCCGGCCAGGTGTCTTAACCTAGAAGTATGGTGACATGCCACGGTGACTATAAAGCAAAGGAAATGTGGAATGAACCTCAGAGCCTGGAAACAAAGACACAGGGAGCATCTCAGGATAAATAATCacaaattaaatgtatttttttggtCTAGTCCCAATATATATTGTCATCATAGACACACAACAATGGGGTACAGATCAGAAATATATGCTCCCAGACACTGTATAGAGACAGCAGGCATGACGTAGGACTGAGGCCTGAAGTTAGGACTGTGACACACTGCAGAGCTGTGGTACAAAAATTTGCATTTACACCTGCCTATACTATGCCAGAGTCTAACCCACACCATCAGTGTTTCACTTTTATGAATACTAAATTCgagcaaaaaaataaacaaagaaaaactgTTCTTTACCTGACCAAGTAACAAAGGTACTTGATTTTGCTTCAGAAACAGAATGGCTTGAAACATCTGAATTGAAAattattttcttctccttttgtATCTTTTGAATCCACTTAGAAAATTGTGATAAGCAAATATTGAGAGGAACCCCTTCATCAACTTGATTCTTGATAGGATAGAACAAAAGGCACATATAAACATCTGTTAGTGTGCTCATCTCATGTTTAAACAATATATGCACTTTTAGACTGTCAGAAAAAATATCTTTCTGCACAGCTGTAAACAggactgtttccaaaattaagaTCCTAAATTTTTTTAACTAAATTATAAGCCTCCTGTAATGTATAGTATAAAGACTTTACCTGCTTTATGCCAGTTAGTTCAGTACAAAATTCAGAAAGAATTGGATGTTCCTCAGGCTGGACGTACATGTGGAATTCAGATTCAATCTCTCCAGTTGAAGTGTTTAACAAAACTGCTGGAAATtcaactagatttaaaaaaaggttatttGTATAAATGATTCAAGTTGCTTTATATTAGGATTTAAATTACATGACTGTTAAGCAAACGTAGATACCATAAATAAGGCAGAATGTGCCCCCAGATAGTGATTTTATATTAATGGAAAATTTCTCCTTTTCGTATGTATCATAATATATGCAATTCTGAATAATACTTATTTCAATATATCACAGCATGAATGTGTATTCTAGCAGAGTGTTAAATTAAACTATTATATCAAAGAACGCTTACTTATAGAAACATAagattaaattatttaatttgcAAACTAATATCAGTGCAATTGATAGCCCTATCTAATTTTAATGCaactgctatatatatatatataacattacATGATATAGCATGACATTTAATAATCTATATTTCAAGTTGCAAAAGGCTGATAGTTTGGATATACAGTTTCTGACACTTCATAAAGTGAATAATGACACTTCTTTCCTggtttccttttaaaagaaaaactctgCAATtaaattattcctattttacttTTAACTAAATAAGCCAAACTTTTTTTAGATGCAACTGCTATCAGACATTATTACATTTCCACTTACTTATTTCCTGGCTGTAATGACGTTTACCATCTTTCCAACATGTAGACTCAAAGTcaataataattaaatagtcaaACGACTGCCCTGCAACACATAAAAGCACCTTGTAAATCTGTATCACTGTTTATAAAATTAAAAGATTTACATTAAGAAGGAAACATACCACTTACTTGACTTGGTTCTAGTCTGATTCTTGCCATTTGAGGAAGTTATGGAACTTTTTCTAATTAATCCAAGTTGCCTTAAAAACAAAGAGAATCATGAATAAATTAGCTATTACAATTGAACCCAACAACGTACAAGATGAACTGTTTCAACTGATGAACTATCCATCAGTTGGTGGGACTGGAATCTCTAATCACACTGGAGTACAAAGAGTTTTTCTTTTAAGGGCTGATCTCCTTGGGATTTCTCTCCCTGTCAAGGTACACCAAAATGTATGTATTAGAGTAACAAAAACATGCACCCGTTTACTTAAGCTTCTGGGTACATTTGCAAACCAAAACCACAAAAACTAACTGTAATGGCAGACTCAATTAATCTCTATGTTGGCTGCATCTCAAAAATCTTTAGGGACAGTCTCAAGAATGCATTTCCATTGTAATGTTAGCTGTATATTATTGTTACTACATTTATTTCCTCACactcacccccctccctgcccgctTCCAGGTGGCAGGCTGACAGGGGGTATTAGTGGTTTAGCTCAGTTACCAAGAATATAACATCTTACATTGtttacatgtttttgttttatatgtattttGTTAACAGCTTTGGGGACACAAAACAATGATGTCATAGTGGTGAATGTACCATTTTCAGTTACAGTCTAATCGGTGTACGGAACAATTTGCCCCAATCAAACCATGGCACGAATCATAATGAGCTTCTCAAACTGAAGCGTTTAAAAATTGGGCTCAATAAAGTGGACCCCTCCCTGTCTCCTTACCTATccacacccctccacacacagtcCCCCTCATTTCCCTTCACACataggtgtggggggggggctgccgcaccccctggcttccaTCAGACACAggggttagtttggttcaatggctctcagcacccccactatacacattgttcctgCTCCCCTCAACCCCCCTCCATCCAGTCCGTCCCCAGCGCCTTCCTCGTCCCCCGTTTCTCTACACACCTCCCCCCTCcattgccccccgcccccagtgcagCCTCTATGGTCCGCACCGGGCCAGCTGCTTGGTCGCCATCTCCGCCCTCAGCACCTGGCCGGAAGGAGCCGCCTGCCCCGGCCGCTCCGGGGCGCGGAGCAGCCCGAGCTCTTCCGGCCATTTCAAACCTCCCTCCGCCTCCCAAGAAGAGCCGTTACCGCCCCCATCGATGCTATCGGCGAATCTACTGCTCCGGTCTGGCTCCGAAGTCGCAGTTGCCCACCCCTGGGGAGCCGGGGCGTTCCGCTAGGGCCCAGGAAGAACGAGTCGATAGCCGAGGAAACGGTTGAGGGAGCAGCCGACACCGGCTGAACTGGGTGAGACCCTGGGGCAGCTGTAGGAGGTCTCCTTCCTCCTCGGCGGCCAGGAGGGGGCATCCTGGGGAACCTCCCCCCTCCGCCAGTGAGGTCCGGGGGGGATCCCTCCTCTCCCGTGGGGCACGTGGGCGGGCATCGTGGGGAACCCTCCCCTCCAGCATGGCACCCCCTCGAGAAAGGCCATGTTTGTACCCATTATGGTTGCCAAGGTGTAAACCTGTTCTCttttcctgagtctgcagccagatGGTAccagtgcctctgctgctgctcagggctTTGCCACACTGTATCTAAGTAAAATTAACATAACCTCAGTCAGTTTCACAACTGCTCTTCATAAGCTTATTGGCAGCAGTGAGCCTGCCAAGAAAAATCCCATTTtcattctgctgctgcttgggaagCAGCTGTAACTAGTACAGGAGAAGGgactttaacaaaacaaaatatgagGTTGGAGTAGTGGAAACACCCCCATGTCCTCCAGCGGGCAGGAGGCTGTGACGGAATCCTCCCTTCCTACAAAAACCAGGAGGCTTTGCTGTGGAAGCTTCAAAGAAAGAAGCCAGATACAGATGGTGAGAGAGAAGGCTTCATGTTTTTCTGACTCACTGGCTGATATAAAAGATGGAGCCTCTGAGTGGagtctaagcagggccggctctaggttttttgccaccccaagcaaaaaatttgctgccccaagctccgAGAGTGCAactgcccaagcaaaaaaaaatatatatatatatatggccggTATGccacccctggaattgtgccaccccaagcacatgcttggtttgctggtgcctagagccggtcctgagtCTTAAGAACAAAGCTCTAGAAGAAATTCCACAAACTGAAGCAGGCTGGTATGGGTGGCCCGTATCACACAGACCACGGCCTCCCCAAACAACCCAGCATGGtcccgcccacactccacccccaggctgcctcctgcccGTTTCCAATTCCCGCTCTTCCCCCAtggcccaggctggggctggcaggcctGCAGCCGGGACTTGGAGCAGCTGTGGCCGGTGCTCACTTCTGCCCAGCATTCCGGTGCTGAGGCCGCCTACCTGGTGCTCCAGTGGAGGAGAGGGGGCGGAAAGGGTGGAGGATGGGCAGGGTCTCAggcagaaggggggtggggaggattggCCTCCCCCCAGCAGGAGGTTCATGTGCTGCCCAGGGGCTGGCATTTCACCAGACTGTTGCCCTCTGACCTCACTCATCTTTTGATCTCTGGACAGTAGGAGTCTGGTAAAGTTTCCAAGCCTGGAGATAATCCTGCACTCGGAGGAGGAGggtggactagatcagtggttctca includes the following:
- the ERI2 gene encoding ERI1 exoribonuclease 2 isoform X4 — encoded protein: MYVQPEEHPILSEFCTELTGIKQNQVDEGVPLNICLSQFSKWIQKIQKEKKIIFNSDVSSHSVSEAKSSTFVTWSDWDLGVCLQYECKRKQLRKPDILNSWIDLRATYKLFYNRKPKGLNGALQDLGIEFAGREHSGLDDSRNTARLAWRMICDGCVMKITKSLDKVHPKKNSVSRSLNVNPTEENPLGSDDGAETSAKDRICNSSCLAENEHNKIDKMVINSNVKGKDQQESSSTSSSANVHVGSRISTKIDGCGQTQSCLPPRIGRLPVPFGQLQASHCNLLTGIQNGLNNGHLISTSKYSSSVLGSGLVLVSTTISSVNISNVDISTSSDCLSMLADWEDVALIPESQHEENTDSVKLKDDPDAKTSSVSGEGMVLKEPAMKNSDFECLEQRNEHLEASKSIVYKSPNTTIYDVGLAQRQALNCSAFKLPSAKVNATLSSTVLTGNHSTPFSQTPKRKPSSPKTLPPSKKQSFTVHEDEAASSDQPLSLRNSSSYKVPTVILNSTVCLNQSLKAVKSDKLTPPLCNCGRRAKRLNVSSAGPNHGEVFYSCPVGKHEGKKRGCGYFKWEHVLLKEKSTNAISTLSPTAAGLTSPGINSDSSGNSHRKYPGLRPSMRT
- the ERI2 gene encoding ERI1 exoribonuclease 2 isoform X2; the encoded protein is MATKQLARQLGLIRKSSITSSNGKNQTRTKSRQSFDYLIIIDFESTCWKDGKRHYSQEIIEFPAVLLNTSTGEIESEFHMYVQPEEHPILSEFCTELTGIKQNQVDEGVPLNICLSQFSKWIQKIQKEKKIIFNSDVSSHSVSEAKSSTFVTWSDWDLGVCLQYECKRKQLRKPDILNSWIDLRATYKLFYNRKPKGLNGALQDLGIEFAGREHSGLDDSRNTARLAWRMICDGCVMKITKSLDKVHPKKNSVSRSLNVNPTEENPLGSDDGAETSAKDRICNSSCLAENEHNKIDKMVINSNVKGKDQQESSSTSSSANVHVGSRISTKIDGCGQTQSCLPPRIGRLPVPFGQLQASHCNLLTGIQNGLNNGHLISTSKYSSSVLGSGLVLVSTTISSVNISNVDISTSSDCLSMLADWEDVALIPESQHEENTDSVKLKDDPDAKTSSVSGEGMVLKEPAMKNSDFECLEQRNEHLEASKSIVYKSPNTTIYDVGLAQRQALNCSAFKLPSAKVNATLSSTVLTGNHSTPFSQTPKRKPSSPKTLPPSKKQSFTVHEDEAASSDQPLSLRNSSSYKVPTVILNSTVCLNQSLKAVKSDKLTPPLCNCGRRAKRLNVSSAGPNHGEVFYSCPVGKHEGKKRGCGYFKWEHVLLKEKSTNAISTLSPTAAGLTSPGINSDSSGNSHRKYPGLRPSMRT
- the ERI2 gene encoding ERI1 exoribonuclease 2 isoform X1, with product MAGRARAAPRPGAAGAGGSFRPGAEGGDGDQAAGPVRTIEAALGAGGNGGGRQLGLIRKSSITSSNGKNQTRTKSRQSFDYLIIIDFESTCWKDGKRHYSQEIIEFPAVLLNTSTGEIESEFHMYVQPEEHPILSEFCTELTGIKQNQVDEGVPLNICLSQFSKWIQKIQKEKKIIFNSDVSSHSVSEAKSSTFVTWSDWDLGVCLQYECKRKQLRKPDILNSWIDLRATYKLFYNRKPKGLNGALQDLGIEFAGREHSGLDDSRNTARLAWRMICDGCVMKITKSLDKVHPKKNSVSRSLNVNPTEENPLGSDDGAETSAKDRICNSSCLAENEHNKIDKMVINSNVKGKDQQESSSTSSSANVHVGSRISTKIDGCGQTQSCLPPRIGRLPVPFGQLQASHCNLLTGIQNGLNNGHLISTSKYSSSVLGSGLVLVSTTISSVNISNVDISTSSDCLSMLADWEDVALIPESQHEENTDSVKLKDDPDAKTSSVSGEGMVLKEPAMKNSDFECLEQRNEHLEASKSIVYKSPNTTIYDVGLAQRQALNCSAFKLPSAKVNATLSSTVLTGNHSTPFSQTPKRKPSSPKTLPPSKKQSFTVHEDEAASSDQPLSLRNSSSYKVPTVILNSTVCLNQSLKAVKSDKLTPPLCNCGRRAKRLNVSSAGPNHGEVFYSCPVGKHEGKKRGCGYFKWEHVLLKEKSTNAISTLSPTAAGLTSPGINSDSSGNSHRKYPGLRPSMRT
- the ERI2 gene encoding ERI1 exoribonuclease 2 isoform X3, translated to MARIRLEPSQVSGQSFDYLIIIDFESTCWKDGKRHYSQEIIEFPAVLLNTSTGEIESEFHMYVQPEEHPILSEFCTELTGIKQNQVDEGVPLNICLSQFSKWIQKIQKEKKIIFNSDVSSHSVSEAKSSTFVTWSDWDLGVCLQYECKRKQLRKPDILNSWIDLRATYKLFYNRKPKGLNGALQDLGIEFAGREHSGLDDSRNTARLAWRMICDGCVMKITKSLDKVHPKKNSVSRSLNVNPTEENPLGSDDGAETSAKDRICNSSCLAENEHNKIDKMVINSNVKGKDQQESSSTSSSANVHVGSRISTKIDGCGQTQSCLPPRIGRLPVPFGQLQASHCNLLTGIQNGLNNGHLISTSKYSSSVLGSGLVLVSTTISSVNISNVDISTSSDCLSMLADWEDVALIPESQHEENTDSVKLKDDPDAKTSSVSGEGMVLKEPAMKNSDFECLEQRNEHLEASKSIVYKSPNTTIYDVGLAQRQALNCSAFKLPSAKVNATLSSTVLTGNHSTPFSQTPKRKPSSPKTLPPSKKQSFTVHEDEAASSDQPLSLRNSSSYKVPTVILNSTVCLNQSLKAVKSDKLTPPLCNCGRRAKRLNVSSAGPNHGEVFYSCPVGKHEGKKRGCGYFKWEHVLLKEKSTNAISTLSPTAAGLTSPGINSDSSGNSHRKYPGLRPSMRT